One window of the Shewanella khirikhana genome contains the following:
- the uvrA gene encoding excinuclease ABC subunit UvrA, with product MDKIEIRGARTHNLKNINLTIPRDKLIVITGLSGSGKSSLAFDTLYAEGQRRYVESLSAYARQFLSLMEKPDVDHIEGLSPAISIEQKSTSHNPRSTVGTITEVYDYLRLLFARVGEPRCPTHGQPLAAQTVSQMVDKVLERPEGEKLMLLAPVVKARKGEHVKLLDSLSAQGYIRARIDGEVCDLSDPPTLDLHVKHTIEVVVDRFKVKADMQQRLAESFETTLELSGGLAVVASMEEGSTEELIFSANFACPHCGYSMAELEPRIFSFNNPAGACQTCDGLGVQQFFDPERVIVSDELSLAGGAIRGWDRRNFYYFQMLTSLAEQYNFDVEAPFSELPAKVKKIVLYGSGREDVAFRYVNDRGDVVVRKHPFEGILNNMDRRYRETESNTVREELAKYISNQACSSCGGSRLREEARHVFIEDLNLPTLTHWSIGEAMDYFNQLEFDGQKAQIAEKILKEVRDRLGFLVNVGLNYLSLARSAETLSGGEAQRIRLASQIGAGLVGVMYVLDEPSIGLHQRDNERLLNTLTHLRDLGNTVIVVEHDEDAIRMADHIIDIGPGAGVHGGEVICDGDLAAITGCEHSVTGQYLSGKRSIQVQGGRSEMDPSKVIELKGARGNNLKNVDLTVPVGLFTCVTGVSGSGKSTLINDTFFKIAHRELNGATVDEPAPYDEIKGLDQCDKVVDIDQSPIGRTPRSNPATYTGIFTPIRELFAGTQESRSRGYQVGRFSFNVKGGRCEACQGDGLIKVEMHFLPDVYVPCDSCKGKRYNRETLEVKYKGKNIHEVLQMTVEDAREFFDAVPAIARKLQTLMDVGLSYIRLGQSATTLSGGEAQRVKLAKELSKRDTGKTLYILDEPTTGLHFADIQLLLDVLHRLKSHGNTIVVIEHNLDVIKTADWIVDLGPEGGSGGGTILVAGTPEQVAEHPVSHTARFLKPLLKR from the coding sequence ATGGACAAGATTGAAATCCGCGGGGCCCGCACCCACAACCTCAAAAATATCAACCTGACTATCCCCCGTGACAAGCTGATTGTCATCACCGGGCTCTCGGGTTCGGGCAAGTCGTCACTGGCGTTCGATACCCTCTATGCCGAGGGCCAGCGCCGCTATGTGGAATCCCTGTCTGCCTACGCCCGCCAGTTTTTGAGCCTGATGGAAAAGCCCGATGTGGACCATATCGAGGGCCTGAGCCCGGCGATTTCCATCGAGCAGAAGTCCACCTCCCACAACCCACGTTCCACTGTGGGCACCATCACAGAGGTGTACGATTATTTGCGTCTGCTGTTTGCCCGTGTTGGTGAACCGCGCTGCCCGACCCACGGCCAGCCGCTGGCGGCCCAGACGGTGAGCCAGATGGTCGACAAGGTACTGGAGCGCCCCGAAGGCGAAAAGCTGATGCTGCTGGCGCCTGTGGTCAAGGCCCGTAAGGGCGAGCACGTTAAACTGCTCGACAGCCTCTCGGCCCAGGGCTATATCCGCGCCCGTATCGATGGCGAGGTGTGCGATCTGTCCGATCCGCCAACCCTGGATCTGCATGTGAAGCACACCATCGAAGTGGTGGTGGACCGCTTTAAAGTCAAAGCGGATATGCAGCAGCGTCTGGCAGAGTCGTTCGAGACCACCCTTGAGCTGTCCGGCGGCCTCGCCGTGGTGGCCAGCATGGAAGAAGGCTCAACCGAGGAACTGATTTTCTCCGCCAACTTCGCCTGCCCACACTGTGGTTATTCGATGGCCGAGCTGGAGCCGCGGATTTTCTCCTTCAACAACCCGGCCGGTGCCTGCCAAACCTGTGATGGTCTTGGCGTGCAGCAGTTTTTCGACCCCGAGCGGGTGATAGTCTCCGATGAGCTGTCACTGGCGGGCGGTGCCATCCGCGGTTGGGACAGACGGAATTTCTATTACTTCCAAATGCTTACTTCGCTGGCCGAGCAATACAACTTCGATGTGGAAGCCCCCTTCAGCGAGCTGCCTGCCAAGGTGAAGAAAATCGTGCTCTACGGCTCAGGCCGTGAGGACGTGGCCTTCCGCTACGTAAACGATCGCGGCGATGTGGTGGTGCGCAAGCACCCCTTCGAAGGCATTCTCAACAACATGGACCGCCGCTACCGCGAGACCGAGTCCAACACGGTGCGCGAAGAGCTGGCCAAGTACATCAGCAATCAGGCCTGTAGCAGCTGTGGCGGCTCGCGCCTGCGTGAAGAAGCCCGCCATGTGTTTATTGAAGATCTGAACCTGCCGACCCTGACTCACTGGTCCATCGGCGAGGCCATGGATTACTTCAACCAGTTGGAGTTTGATGGCCAAAAGGCGCAGATCGCCGAGAAGATCTTAAAAGAGGTTCGCGATCGTTTGGGCTTCTTGGTCAACGTCGGCCTGAACTATCTGAGCCTGGCGCGCTCCGCCGAAACCCTCTCCGGCGGCGAGGCCCAGCGTATCCGTCTGGCCAGCCAGATTGGCGCCGGTCTGGTGGGCGTGATGTACGTGCTGGATGAGCCCTCCATCGGCCTGCATCAGCGGGACAACGAGCGGCTACTCAATACCCTGACCCACCTGCGGGATCTGGGCAACACAGTGATAGTGGTGGAGCACGACGAAGACGCTATTCGCATGGCTGACCACATCATCGATATCGGCCCGGGCGCCGGTGTTCACGGCGGTGAAGTGATTTGCGACGGCGACCTTGCCGCCATCACCGGCTGCGAGCACTCGGTCACGGGTCAGTATCTGTCCGGCAAACGCAGCATTCAGGTGCAAGGCGGCCGCTCCGAGATGGACCCAAGCAAGGTCATCGAGCTTAAGGGTGCCCGAGGCAACAACCTCAAAAATGTTGATTTGACCGTGCCGGTTGGCCTCTTTACCTGTGTGACCGGGGTGTCCGGCTCGGGTAAATCCACCCTGATTAACGACACCTTCTTTAAGATTGCCCACCGTGAGCTCAACGGCGCCACCGTGGATGAGCCGGCGCCTTACGATGAAATCAAAGGCCTGGATCAGTGTGACAAAGTGGTGGATATCGACCAGAGCCCCATTGGGCGCACCCCGCGCTCCAACCCCGCCACCTACACCGGCATCTTTACGCCTATCCGTGAACTGTTTGCCGGCACCCAGGAGTCACGCTCACGGGGTTATCAGGTGGGCCGCTTCTCCTTCAACGTGAAGGGTGGCCGCTGCGAGGCCTGTCAGGGTGATGGCCTTATCAAGGTGGAAATGCACTTCCTGCCGGACGTGTATGTGCCCTGCGATTCCTGTAAGGGCAAGCGTTACAACCGCGAAACCCTGGAAGTGAAATACAAGGGCAAAAACATCCATGAAGTGCTGCAAATGACGGTGGAAGATGCCCGCGAATTTTTCGATGCTGTGCCCGCCATCGCCCGCAAGCTGCAAACCCTGATGGATGTGGGTCTGTCCTACATTCGCCTCGGTCAGAGTGCCACTACCCTGTCGGGCGGTGAAGCCCAGCGGGTCAAGCTCGCCAAAGAACTGTCGAAGCGCGATACCGGCAAGACCCTGTACATTCTCGATGAACCTACCACCGGCCTGCACTTTGCCGACATTCAGCTGCTGCTGGACGTACTACATCGCCTCAAGTCCCACGGCAACACCATAGTGGTGATTGAGCACAACCTGGATGTGATTAAAACCGCCGACTGGATTGTGGACCTTGGGCCGGAAGGCGGCTCCGGCGGCGGCACCATTCTGGTGGCTGGCACTCCGGAGCAGGTGGCAGAGCATCCCGTGTCACACACGGCGCGCTTCTTAAAACCGCTGCTCAAGAGGTAA
- a CDS encoding MFS transporter produces the protein MATSGLSATEKKVAFSLASVFGLRMMGLFMIMPVFALYGQHLEGFSPLWVGIAIGAYGLTQALLQIPMGILSDKFGRKPIILIGLLVFALGSLVAASADSIYGVVCGRALQGMGAIAAAVLALAADLTRDEQRTKVMAIIGMCIGFSFALSLLVGPVVAEHMGLSGLFFMTSGLALLGMAIVQLLVPNPVHQAPKGDTLAAPAKLMRMLKDPQLFRLDAGIFILHLVLTAVFVALPLDLVDAGLAKEKHWMLYFPAFIGAFFLMVPLIIIGVKRKNTKGMFQVALVIMMLSLTVMALFADNLWLLAFAVLLFFTGFNYLEASLPSLIAKFCPVGEKGSAMGVYSTSQFLGAFCGGILGGGAFQLLGAVGVFVAALVLMALWLALTLGMKNPVLLKSYTLEAQVEGREQAREMASKLSELAGVAEAIVVLEEKVAYLKVDEHFDLREARAVLGSAN, from the coding sequence ATGGCTACAAGCGGTCTTTCCGCCACCGAGAAAAAAGTCGCCTTTTCGCTGGCCAGCGTGTTCGGCCTGCGAATGATGGGTCTATTTATGATCATGCCGGTGTTTGCTCTGTACGGGCAGCACCTCGAAGGCTTCTCGCCCCTGTGGGTGGGTATTGCCATTGGCGCCTATGGTTTAACCCAGGCGCTGCTGCAGATCCCCATGGGTATTCTGTCGGACAAATTTGGCCGTAAGCCGATTATTCTTATCGGTTTATTGGTGTTTGCCCTCGGTAGCCTGGTGGCTGCGTCGGCCGACAGCATTTATGGCGTGGTCTGTGGCCGGGCGTTGCAGGGCATGGGGGCGATTGCCGCCGCCGTGCTGGCGCTGGCGGCGGATTTGACCCGCGATGAACAGCGCACCAAGGTGATGGCCATTATCGGCATGTGCATTGGGTTTTCTTTTGCGTTGTCGCTGCTGGTTGGCCCTGTGGTGGCCGAGCATATGGGGTTGTCGGGTTTGTTCTTTATGACCTCGGGACTGGCACTGCTTGGCATGGCGATAGTACAGCTTTTGGTGCCAAACCCTGTGCATCAGGCGCCCAAGGGTGACACCCTGGCGGCACCTGCCAAGCTGATGCGTATGCTGAAAGATCCGCAGCTGTTTCGCCTCGATGCCGGCATCTTTATTCTGCACCTGGTACTGACAGCGGTGTTTGTGGCGTTGCCACTGGATTTGGTAGATGCAGGTCTTGCCAAAGAAAAGCATTGGATGCTCTATTTCCCGGCCTTTATCGGTGCCTTCTTTTTGATGGTGCCGCTGATCATCATCGGCGTGAAGCGCAAGAACACCAAAGGCATGTTCCAGGTGGCGCTGGTGATCATGATGCTGTCGCTTACGGTGATGGCGCTGTTTGCCGATAATCTGTGGCTACTGGCCTTCGCGGTGCTGCTGTTTTTCACCGGTTTTAACTACCTCGAAGCCTCGCTGCCCAGCCTGATTGCCAAGTTTTGCCCGGTGGGCGAAAAGGGCTCGGCCATGGGGGTTTACTCCACCAGTCAGTTCCTCGGCGCTTTCTGCGGCGGTATTCTGGGTGGCGGTGCTTTCCAGCTGCTGGGCGCTGTGGGCGTGTTTGTGGCGGCGCTGGTGCTGATGGCGCTGTGGCTGGCTCTCACCCTGGGGATGAAGAACCCGGTGCTGCTTAAGAGCTACACCCTCGAGGCCCAGGTGGAAGGCCGTGAACAGGCCCGCGAGATGGCCAGCAAGCTATCGGAATTGGCTGGTGTGGCCGAAGCCATTGTGGTGCTTGAAGAAAAAGTCGCTTACCTCAAAGTGGACGAGCATTTCGATTTAAGAGAAGCCAGAGCTGTGTTAGGCTCAGCAAATTAA
- a CDS encoding DEAD/DEAH box helicase, protein MSSNEKTFRELGLTESVLRALDELGYETPTPIQAASIQPLMSGQDILGQAQTGTGKTGAFALPLLCSVDAELNAPQILVLAPTRELAVQVAEAFTSYAKHMKGFHVLPIYGGQSMYQQLQALRRGPQVVVGTPGRVMDHMRRGTLKLDSLKALVLDEADEMLKMGFIDDIEWILEHTPESRQLALFSATMPEQIKRVANKHLRNPVNISIAASHTTVDSIEQRFVQVSQHNKLEALVRVLEVENTEGIIIFVRTRNSCVELAEKLEARGYAASPLHGDMNQQARERAVDQLKSGKLDILIATDVAARGLDVERIGHVVNYDIPYDTEAYVHRIGRTGRAGRTGMAILFVTSREMRMLRTIERATNSRISPMKVPSPESVAERRLSRLGEQVAGILANEHLDFMKGAVAQLCQQLEVDTEQLAAALLHQVQLERPLQLPAMHERQRDNFDERTGRGERGERGDREGRGERRRDNRPLPGNLGSADPLKDNPDISMKRYLIDVGRDHNVGVGNIVGAIANEANIDSRYIGQIQLYDAVTTVDLPDGMPKEVLQHLRKVRVCGKPLNIREVSADGNDEIPQSNGPVPKRPRKPAGERGDRKFNDRGGDRGDRGDRKFGERKNFDKKPDRKPRRPKED, encoded by the coding sequence ATGTCATCCAATGAAAAAACTTTCCGTGAACTCGGTCTGACCGAGTCCGTTCTGCGTGCCCTTGACGAGCTGGGTTATGAAACCCCTACGCCGATCCAGGCCGCCAGTATTCAGCCACTGATGTCTGGCCAGGACATCCTGGGTCAGGCACAAACTGGTACCGGTAAAACCGGCGCCTTCGCCCTACCACTGCTGTGCAGTGTCGACGCCGAGCTGAATGCCCCGCAAATTCTGGTTTTGGCCCCTACCCGCGAACTGGCGGTGCAGGTTGCTGAAGCCTTTACCAGCTATGCCAAGCACATGAAGGGTTTCCACGTACTGCCAATCTACGGCGGCCAGAGCATGTATCAGCAGCTCCAGGCCCTGCGCCGTGGTCCACAGGTGGTTGTGGGTACCCCAGGCCGTGTTATGGACCATATGCGTCGTGGCACCCTGAAGCTCGACTCTCTGAAAGCCCTGGTGCTGGATGAAGCCGATGAAATGCTGAAAATGGGCTTTATCGACGATATCGAATGGATCCTCGAGCACACCCCAGAGAGCCGCCAGCTGGCGCTGTTCTCGGCCACCATGCCTGAGCAGATCAAGCGCGTTGCCAACAAGCACCTGCGCAACCCGGTGAACATCAGCATCGCCGCCAGCCACACCACAGTGGACTCTATCGAGCAGCGCTTTGTGCAGGTATCCCAGCACAACAAACTCGAAGCCCTGGTACGGGTACTGGAAGTGGAAAACACCGAAGGTATCATCATCTTCGTGCGTACCCGTAACTCCTGCGTGGAGCTGGCTGAGAAGCTGGAAGCCCGTGGCTATGCCGCATCGCCTCTGCACGGTGATATGAACCAGCAGGCCCGTGAGCGCGCCGTTGATCAGCTGAAATCCGGCAAGCTGGATATTCTGATTGCCACCGACGTGGCCGCCCGTGGTCTGGACGTTGAGCGTATCGGCCACGTAGTTAACTACGATATTCCTTACGATACCGAAGCTTACGTACACCGTATTGGTCGTACTGGCCGCGCCGGTCGTACCGGTATGGCAATTCTGTTCGTGACCAGCCGTGAAATGCGCATGCTGCGCACCATCGAGCGCGCCACCAACAGCCGTATCTCCCCGATGAAGGTGCCAAGCCCTGAGTCCGTGGCCGAGCGTCGTCTGTCTCGCCTGGGTGAGCAGGTTGCCGGCATCCTCGCCAACGAGCACCTGGACTTCATGAAAGGCGCCGTAGCACAGCTGTGTCAGCAGCTGGAAGTGGATACCGAGCAGCTGGCAGCCGCCCTGCTGCATCAGGTGCAGCTGGAGCGTCCGCTGCAACTGCCTGCCATGCACGAGCGTCAGCGTGACAACTTCGACGAGCGCACCGGTCGTGGTGAGCGCGGTGAGCGTGGCGATCGCGAAGGCCGTGGCGAACGTCGCCGCGACAACCGTCCTCTGCCTGGCAACCTCGGCAGCGCCGATCCGCTGAAAGACAATCCGGACATCAGCATGAAGCGCTACCTCATCGATGTGGGTCGTGACCACAACGTGGGTGTGGGCAACATCGTGGGCGCCATCGCCAACGAAGCCAACATCGACAGCCGCTACATCGGCCAGATCCAGCTGTACGATGCGGTGACTACCGTTGACCTGCCAGACGGCATGCCAAAAGAAGTACTGCAGCACCTGAGAAAAGTGCGTGTATGTGGCAAGCCACTGAACATCCGTGAAGTGAGCGCCGACGGCAACGACGAGATCCCGCAAAGCAACGGTCCTGTCCCCAAGCGTCCACGCAAGCCTGCCGGTGAGCGCGGCGATCGCAAGTTCAACGACCGCGGTGGCGACCGTGGAGATCGTGGCGACCGAAAGTTTGGCGAACGTAAAAACTTCGACAAGAAGCCGGATCGCAAACCACGTCGTCCAAAGGAAGACTAA
- a CDS encoding Ig-like domain-containing protein — protein sequence MHHGVPPIILLFLLLFLGACTGGETATPLLVNEAPPAAPQAAPVTLSLTPLVADTQVGQTLTVDVSAAVQSNADWQLVRAAAKDNLSQVLTTQEKSFSVKATAAGLSQVEFQVSAAGMATSAMLYVAISAPDNQAPVAANKALTTDSNTPVSVDLASLISDPESDSLSIQSLLQTAERFSLDGFVLTFTPAGFVGTDAASYVVEDARGALAVAQVVVSSSDATVRISNTAPTAKDYQVAMDSAEVLTIDLEALGLIADVDGDSLSLSLYGGNARAAVDGLSIRYTPAGFVGTEELVYVVSDNQGGSAIATIRLLVSDNTPANTQPLAGDLSLSISLAQVLASASQTIDISAIVSDADGDELTLSSLYGSLNTALISSALTIDYHASADTANDSLVYVISDGRGGLAQGTIYIAIANTAPTAQAISASVDPYAGGSIGIDLSLYTSDSDGDTLTLSHLDSPTTPSTLSASGLMLTFTPNGYVGTQSLRYEVSDGQKSATNLLTLVSASTASLSANDINLAAIAMDAGQQSIDVSAYVSNSSGRSMRLVSVSGAGFGTTALSASPLTFYYTPSDISYGDETLTYRITDDEGHFAEANVSISLTAPTTPVITALTLNYAGSISASLSCSDCDHPGNSSFQFEVDGLPVSGSNNSYSPQGDDKDKRTGVVATVRNRYCNTDNTGVNGGNACRFARGQTIIETRYPKTISSSLRAHAALRSDGSVLCWGNSGNGGDCSAVQSDLVDITAIAHTDWAFAALKTDGTVEVWGNTLYGGDNSAGAKALRVDVAKIYGNEVAFAAVKNDGTVVTWGNVGDGGNSASVQSSLTDVEHISASARAFAALKGDASVISWGNALYGGDSSAVSADLVSVKQTQATLFAFAALKYDGTVVAWGDTTNGGDASVVQAQLTNVAAIYPNWRAFAAVKADGSVVTWGNSLYGGDSSSVSAQLTNVVSIAHTTHAYAALKADATVVTWGAASIGGNSAAVQAQLINVESIASTQGAFAAIKDDGSVVTWGSAAAGGDSSAVQTELTNVVSITGNEGAFAALKADGSVVTWGNAVDGGDSSAVAGQLVAVEKLYANSRSFVALKEDGSLLSWGDATRGGDSSAIQSQTLSATTVYTELALP from the coding sequence ATGCATCACGGCGTACCACCTATTATTTTGCTGTTTTTATTGCTGTTTCTCGGCGCCTGCACCGGTGGCGAGACCGCCACGCCGCTGCTCGTCAACGAAGCGCCCCCCGCCGCCCCCCAGGCCGCACCTGTCACCCTGAGCCTCACGCCGCTGGTTGCCGACACCCAGGTTGGCCAAACCCTGACTGTCGATGTATCGGCCGCCGTACAAAGCAATGCTGACTGGCAGCTTGTCCGGGCCGCCGCCAAAGATAACCTCAGCCAGGTACTGACCACGCAGGAAAAAAGCTTCAGCGTAAAGGCAACTGCTGCCGGGCTGTCTCAGGTGGAATTTCAGGTAAGCGCCGCAGGCATGGCCACCAGCGCCATGCTGTATGTGGCCATCAGCGCCCCGGATAATCAGGCACCGGTGGCTGCCAACAAGGCGCTGACCACCGACAGCAACACCCCGGTCAGTGTCGATTTGGCCAGCCTGATAAGCGATCCCGAGAGCGATAGCCTCAGTATTCAGTCGCTGCTGCAAACAGCTGAGCGCTTCAGCCTCGATGGCTTTGTGCTCACCTTTACCCCGGCGGGATTTGTCGGCACAGACGCGGCCAGTTATGTGGTGGAAGATGCCAGGGGCGCCCTGGCGGTGGCGCAGGTGGTGGTATCCAGCAGCGATGCCACTGTGCGAATCAGCAACACAGCGCCAACGGCCAAAGACTATCAGGTTGCGATGGACAGCGCCGAGGTTCTGACCATCGACCTCGAAGCGCTTGGCTTGATTGCCGACGTAGACGGCGACAGCCTCAGCTTAAGCCTTTATGGCGGCAACGCCCGCGCCGCTGTTGATGGTCTCAGTATTCGCTACACCCCCGCAGGCTTTGTGGGCACCGAAGAGCTGGTGTATGTGGTCAGCGACAACCAGGGCGGCAGCGCCATTGCGACCATTCGGCTGCTGGTGTCGGACAATACTCCGGCCAACACGCAGCCGCTGGCTGGCGATCTGAGCCTGAGTATCTCGCTGGCACAGGTGCTGGCATCCGCAAGCCAGACCATAGATATCAGCGCCATTGTCAGCGACGCCGACGGTGACGAGCTGACCCTCTCCAGCCTTTACGGCAGCCTGAATACGGCACTGATAAGCTCGGCGCTGACCATCGATTATCACGCCTCGGCCGATACCGCCAATGACAGCCTGGTGTATGTCATCAGTGATGGCCGCGGCGGCCTGGCGCAGGGCACGATATACATTGCCATTGCCAATACAGCACCGACTGCACAGGCGATAAGCGCCAGCGTCGATCCCTACGCCGGTGGCAGTATCGGCATCGATTTGAGCCTCTACACCTCTGACTCCGATGGCGATACATTAACGCTGTCGCATCTGGACTCGCCAACAACGCCCTCCACCTTAAGCGCCTCGGGACTAATGCTCACCTTTACCCCCAATGGCTACGTAGGCACCCAGTCACTGCGCTATGAAGTCAGCGATGGCCAGAAGTCGGCTACCAACCTTCTCACCCTGGTGTCCGCCTCCACTGCCAGTCTCAGTGCCAATGACATCAACCTTGCTGCCATTGCCATGGACGCCGGCCAGCAGAGCATTGATGTGTCAGCCTATGTGTCCAACAGCAGTGGTCGCAGCATGCGTCTGGTTTCGGTCAGTGGCGCCGGCTTTGGCACCACGGCCCTGTCGGCATCGCCGCTGACGTTCTACTACACCCCGAGCGATATCAGCTATGGCGATGAAACCCTGACTTACCGGATAACCGATGATGAGGGCCATTTTGCCGAGGCCAATGTCAGCATCAGCCTGACGGCACCAACAACGCCGGTGATCACGGCTCTGACCCTGAACTACGCGGGCAGCATCAGCGCCAGCCTCAGTTGCAGTGACTGCGACCATCCCGGCAACAGCAGCTTCCAGTTTGAGGTTGACGGTCTGCCGGTCAGCGGCAGCAACAACAGCTACAGCCCCCAGGGCGATGACAAAGACAAACGCACAGGCGTGGTCGCCACCGTGAGAAACCGCTACTGCAATACCGACAACACCGGCGTCAACGGTGGCAATGCCTGCCGATTTGCCCGTGGCCAAACCATCATAGAGACCAGGTATCCGAAGACCATCAGCTCATCGCTGCGGGCCCATGCGGCGCTAAGAAGCGACGGCTCAGTGCTGTGCTGGGGCAACAGCGGTAATGGTGGCGATTGCAGCGCGGTGCAAAGTGACTTAGTGGATATCACCGCCATCGCCCATACCGACTGGGCCTTTGCGGCGCTGAAAACCGACGGCACTGTGGAAGTGTGGGGTAATACCCTCTATGGCGGCGACAACTCGGCCGGGGCTAAAGCGCTCAGGGTAGATGTGGCCAAAATTTATGGCAATGAAGTGGCCTTCGCAGCGGTGAAAAACGACGGCACAGTGGTGACCTGGGGCAATGTCGGCGACGGTGGTAACAGCGCATCAGTGCAGTCCAGCCTTACCGATGTTGAACACATCAGCGCCAGCGCCCGCGCCTTTGCTGCCCTCAAAGGCGATGCCAGCGTTATCAGCTGGGGCAATGCCCTCTATGGCGGTGACAGCAGTGCGGTGAGCGCCGATCTGGTGTCAGTCAAACAAACCCAAGCCACCCTGTTTGCCTTTGCCGCGCTTAAATACGATGGCACTGTGGTGGCCTGGGGCGATACCACCAATGGCGGCGATGCCAGTGTCGTGCAGGCGCAGCTGACCAATGTGGCTGCTATCTATCCCAACTGGCGCGCCTTTGCTGCCGTTAAAGCCGACGGCAGCGTAGTCACCTGGGGCAATTCGCTCTATGGCGGCGACAGCAGCAGTGTCTCGGCCCAGCTGACCAATGTGGTCAGCATCGCGCATACCACCCACGCCTACGCCGCGCTGAAAGCCGACGCTACCGTGGTCACCTGGGGCGCCGCCAGCATTGGTGGCAACAGCGCCGCCGTACAGGCTCAGCTTATCAATGTGGAGTCCATCGCCAGCACCCAGGGCGCCTTTGCCGCCATCAAAGACGATGGCTCAGTGGTCACCTGGGGTTCGGCCGCTGCCGGAGGCGACAGCTCGGCCGTGCAGACTGAGCTCACCAATGTGGTCAGCATTACCGGCAACGAAGGCGCCTTTGCCGCCCTCAAGGCCGATGGCTCAGTGGTCACCTGGGGTAACGCGGTCGATGGCGGTGACAGCAGTGCGGTTGCGGGCCAATTGGTGGCAGTCGAAAAGCTCTATGCCAACAGCCGAAGCTTTGTCGCCCTCAAAGAAGACGGCAGCCTGCTCAGTTGGGGCGATGCCACCCGGGGCGGCGACAGCAGTGCCATTCAATCGCAAACCCTCTCTGCCACCACGGTTTACACCGAACTCGCCTTGCCCTGA
- a CDS encoding M28 family peptidase — translation MSYMKWSLALIGGLLLAGCNSTPQCRRDLSPNWINLEQVQADVSYLASKELEGRKAGSEGSLLARRYLAGRFADIGLQPLAADLTPYPLPSTGAVNQNQSPFFHPFSFQQLFSSVEGVNVIGILPAAAPSQRWRVILAHYDHLGKQGSKHFAGADDNASGVAALLALAAEATKDPSRPADLNLLFVATDAEELGLFGARALAEKMTALGLSPELALNLDMVGHPGRPYAIYMEGGRNFANPDEIKAVIERNGLCARLSHSRLERDGSAGRINYLKASDHYPFHKAGVPWLYFGVPPHPQYHSVDDTPDRLDFGFLAATAEAVYPLLWQALTLSPE, via the coding sequence ATGTCATACATGAAATGGAGTTTGGCGCTGATTGGTGGCCTGCTGCTGGCAGGCTGCAACAGCACGCCCCAGTGCCGGCGGGATCTGAGCCCCAACTGGATCAATCTGGAGCAGGTTCAGGCCGACGTCAGCTATCTGGCATCAAAGGAGCTGGAAGGCCGCAAGGCGGGCTCTGAAGGCTCGCTGCTGGCGCGCCGCTATCTGGCAGGCCGTTTTGCCGACATAGGCCTGCAGCCGCTGGCCGCCGATTTAACCCCATACCCTCTGCCCAGCACCGGCGCAGTAAACCAAAACCAATCACCCTTTTTTCACCCTTTCAGCTTTCAGCAGCTGTTTTCCAGCGTTGAAGGGGTGAATGTCATCGGCATCTTACCCGCAGCCGCACCCAGCCAGCGCTGGCGGGTGATACTGGCCCACTACGATCATCTAGGGAAGCAGGGCTCAAAGCACTTTGCTGGCGCCGATGACAATGCTTCCGGGGTCGCGGCCTTGCTGGCACTGGCCGCCGAGGCGACGAAAGATCCCAGTCGCCCCGCCGATCTGAATCTGCTGTTTGTAGCCACAGATGCCGAAGAGCTGGGGCTGTTTGGCGCCAGGGCGCTGGCCGAGAAAATGACGGCCCTGGGGCTTAGCCCCGAACTGGCGCTTAATCTTGACATGGTCGGCCATCCGGGTCGCCCCTACGCCATCTACATGGAAGGTGGCCGCAATTTTGCCAATCCCGATGAAATCAAAGCAGTTATCGAGCGAAATGGTCTTTGTGCCCGTTTAAGCCATTCGCGGCTGGAGCGGGACGGCAGCGCCGGTCGCATCAACTATCTTAAGGCCTCGGATCACTACCCATTTCACAAGGCTGGCGTGCCCTGGCTCTACTTTGGCGTACCGCCCCATCCCCAGTACCACTCGGTGGACGATACCCCCGATCGGCTCGACTTTGGCTTTCTGGCCGCAACGGCCGAAGCCGTGTATCCCTTGCTGTGGCAAGCCCTGACTCTCAGCCCTGAATAA